Proteins encoded together in one Labrus mixtus chromosome 18, fLabMix1.1, whole genome shotgun sequence window:
- the lgals3b gene encoding galectin-3b: MDLSKALGDHTPGWPGPPQAGWPGQPPQAGWPGQPPQPGWPGQPPQVGQPGQPPQPGWPGQPPQVGQPGQPPQPGWPGQPPQVGQPGQPPQPGWPGQPPQVGQPGQPPQPGWPGQPPQVGWPSTPGSGSGGGGACPGQTDNHGSGGAWPSQPKTQPSPPLKVPYSQSLNDVSDKVITIMGTVNPNAKKITLDMHAGNDLAFHFNPRFNDEGKKVIVRNSRICNKWGKEERDCPCFPFTQGQPFEIKILCTNTEFKVAVNNSHLLTFSHRVRDLRTINSFNIYNDVTLSKVTVK, translated from the exons ATGGAC ctCTCTAAAGCTTTAGGAGACCACACCCCAGGCTGGCCTGGGCCCCCTCAAGCTGGCTGGCCTGGTCAGCCCCCTCAAGCTGGCTGGCCTGGTCAGCCCCCTCAACCTGGCTGGCCTGGTCAGCCCCCTCAAGTTGGCCAGCCTGGTCAGCCCCCTCAACCTGGCTGGCCTGGTCAGCCCCCTCAAGTTGGCCAGCCTGGTCAGCCCCCTCAACCTGGCTGGCCTGGTCAGCCCCCTCAAGTTGGCCAGCCTGGTCAGCCCCCTCAACCTGGCTGGCCTGGTCAGCCCCCTCAAGTTGGCCAGCCTGGTCAGCCCCCTCAACCTGGCTGGCCTGGTCAGCCCCCTCAAGTTGGCTGGCCCTCTACACCTGGAAGTGgaagtggaggtggaggtgccTGCCCTGGACAAACCGACAACCATGGAAGTGGAGGTGCCTGGCCTTCTCAGCCCAAAACACAACCCTCTCCACCTCTG AAAGTTCCGTACTCTCAGTCTCTTAATGACGTTTCTGACAAAGTGATCACCATCATGGGAACCGTTAACCCCAACGCCAAAAA GATCACATTGGATATGCACGCAGGGAATGACCTGGCCTTCCACTTCAACCCACGCTTCAATGACGAGGGAAAGAAGGTGATCGTCAGGAACAGCAGGATCTGCAATAAGTGggggaaagaagagagagactgTCCCTGCTTCCCCTTCACTCAGGGACAACCTTTCGAG ataAAGATCCTCTGCACCAACACCGAGTTCAAGGTCGCTGTGAACAACTCACACCTGCTGACGTTCAGCCACCGGGTCAGAGACCTGAGAACCATCAACTCATTCAACATCTACAACGATGTCACGCTCTCCAAAGTCACCGTGAAGTAG